GCTTTTGGACCACTGCTTCTTGCATGCGGGCCATTGCATCGGCCTGAGCGACTTTCTCTTTTCGCGGTCCGGCAACGGCCAAAACATGACCGGCTTTGCGTTCGTTGAAGGTCTCCTGAGCCGCCGACCAAACCGAGATGGCTTGGAGCAATTCATCTTCAGAGATGCTGTTGCGAGCGTACAAGGTTTGAGCTCGCGACTTCCGACTCTCCGCCAATTCCAAAACCGCTTTGGCCGCCTCCATTTGGGCTCGAGCTTGCTCAATTTCTTCCGGACGTGAACCGGCTTTCAGTTCTTGAAGTTCTTCGCGTCGCATTTCGAGTTCCGCTTTGGCAGCCGTCAACTCGAGCGAAATGGTTTCGGTCAGCAGTTGTGCCAGCGTTCCACCTTTTTCAACTCGATCTCCTTCCTCCACAGGAAACTCGACCACCCGGCCGTCCACCGCACTTCCCACAACGGCGCGACGTTCTGGCATCACGGAACCCACAAAGGCTTGTTCCGATCGAATTGAAGAACGTTGAACCGGGGAAAGGATGACCCGAACAGTTCTCTGAGCCATCGCCGTCGAGGTGATGCCCAACAAGACGACAAGCAGAATCGGAAAGGCGAGGCAGGAACAGTTCCGGATGGAAGCGCGTGGTCTCATAGCGGAGGATCCGATGGTTGGTGATTCAGGTTCGCGTGGACGACTCGCAACAAGTCTCGGAGTGTGGCGACTTGCTCCTCGGTCAGTCCTTGCGTCGAGTGGGCTCGAATTCGGCGGGCACACTGAGCGACGATTTCCCAAACGGGTTCCGCCGCTGGTGTGAGTTGGATGAGTTTCTTGCGTCGGTCGTCGGGGCAGCTCGTGCGAGTGACCCATCCCGTTCGCTCCATTCGATCGACAATGCCCGCCAACGTTGGCGGCTCGATCTGCATTCGACAAGCCAATTCGCTTTGCGACAGTCGCCCATCCAAGACCAGCCATCCAAGCACTTGCGACTGTCGAAACGTGATGTCATGCGGCGCTAACTCCGCATTGAGTACCCGATGATACGACAACGCAGTTACCGTCACCCAATACCCGACACTCTCTTCAAAGTCATAATCCACAAAAGTGTCCACCCGTGTTCAATAGCTAGCTAAAGTTTACCAGGCTTAGTATTAGTGTCAATTTCGAATTGCCGCGAGATGGGTATTGGAAGACCGGTCCAGAACGGACTTTGATCTTCCGTGCTGCGGTTGGACTTGGGGAGGCCATTGTTTGCCGGCCTCCACGAGACACGCCCCACAACAATCGAGAGTCAATGACTCTAGACCGTAATACGGTCTTCTGTGTCTGCGGTGAGTGCGTTAAGTTCAGTGTTTTACCGACTGCCACGAGACAGAACCCGCTACGGTGAAACGTAGACTGCTCTAGTATCGAGCCAAATCTTTGGTGGCTGGTTCCATGTCAAGTTCGCTCAGCATGCGACTGGCATCGTTGACCATCATTTTCATTTCGCTCGCCAACGCAATGAATTGCCAGCCTTCGGCGATTCGCTGCTGGACTTGGGCCGGCGTTTGCACGTGCAAACCAACCGGTGTGCCAGTCTTCTTGCCCGCCGCGAGAACACGCTGCATCATTTCTTCGTGGGCTTCAGGAGTTGGGTCCGTTCCATCTGGCGTTCGCATTTGCGCTCGCAAGTCGTTCGGACCGACAAAAATCGCATCGCATCCGGGCAAACTGTAGATTTCCTCCGCGTTCTCTACACCGGTCGGCGATTCGGTTTGCAGGACGACGAGGATTTCA
This portion of the Thalassoroseus pseudoceratinae genome encodes:
- a CDS encoding MarR family winged helix-turn-helix transcriptional regulator, with amino-acid sequence MDTFVDYDFEESVGYWVTVTALSYHRVLNAELAPHDITFRQSQVLGWLVLDGRLSQSELACRMQIEPPTLAGIVDRMERTGWVTRTSCPDDRRKKLIQLTPAAEPVWEIVAQCARRIRAHSTQGLTEEQVATLRDLLRVVHANLNHQPSDPPL